From a single Bacillus pseudomycoides DSM 12442 genomic region:
- a CDS encoding YtnP family quorum-quenching lactonase produces the protein MESLKIGEIKVTWLRGGNTHLDGGAMFGVVPKILWSRKYKHNDTNHIYLRTDPLLVQTKEGNMLIDSGIGNNKMNEKMKRNQGVTEESSVEHSLAERGLTAEDIHYVLMTHLHFDHASGLTKSEDGELVPTFPNAKVYVSEIEWNEMRNPNIRSRNTYWKENWEPIVEQIVTFKDEIQISDEVRMVHTGGHSDGHAVIVLESKGETMLHLADLLPTHAHQNVLWVMAYDDYPMTSIEHKQKWMKYGTEKKAWFTFYHDAYYRAVKWDEEGNMVEKVERKEENVSSEV, from the coding sequence ATGGAATCTTTAAAAATCGGAGAAATAAAAGTGACATGGCTCCGCGGAGGGAACACTCATTTAGATGGGGGAGCGATGTTTGGTGTCGTACCAAAAATCTTATGGTCACGCAAATATAAACATAATGATACAAATCATATTTATTTAAGAACAGATCCGTTGCTTGTACAAACGAAAGAAGGAAATATGCTCATTGATTCAGGAATTGGAAATAATAAAATGAATGAAAAAATGAAGCGGAATCAAGGGGTAACAGAAGAATCGTCAGTTGAACATTCTCTAGCGGAACGCGGTCTAACAGCTGAAGATATTCATTATGTATTAATGACACACCTTCATTTTGATCATGCATCAGGATTAACAAAATCGGAAGATGGTGAGCTTGTTCCGACGTTTCCAAATGCAAAAGTGTATGTATCAGAAATAGAATGGAATGAAATGAGAAACCCTAATATCCGCTCTCGTAATACATATTGGAAAGAAAATTGGGAGCCAATTGTAGAGCAAATCGTCACTTTCAAAGACGAAATACAAATTTCAGATGAAGTCAGAATGGTACATACAGGAGGGCATAGTGATGGTCATGCTGTAATTGTTCTTGAAAGTAAAGGAGAAACGATGCTTCATTTAGCGGATCTCTTGCCAACGCATGCTCATCAAAACGTATTATGGGTGATGGCATATGATGATTATCCAATGACTTCAATTGAACATAAGCAAAAATGGATGAAGTATGGTACAGAAAAGAAAGCATGGTTCACCTTTTATCATGATGCCTATTATCGCGCTGTGAAGTGGGATGAGGAAGGGAATATGGTTGAGAAGGTAGAACGAAAAGAGGAAAATGTATCAAGTGAAGTGTAA
- the trmB gene encoding tRNA (guanosine(46)-N7)-methyltransferase TrmB: protein MRLRHKPYAMDRINEYSQFVIGNPEERCGNWKEVFGNDHPIHIEVGTGRGRFVYEMAKANPHINYIGIEKFTSVIVDALDRLIEEEVPNLKLINKDAEDLTVFFAEGEIDRVYLNFSDPWPKNRHEKRRLTYKTFLRNYEEVLVTGGEIHFKTDNQSLFEYSLMSMAEYGMLLTFLSLDLHNSDFEGNIMTEYEEKFSSKGHRIYRVEAKYRTEPAQ from the coding sequence ATGCGTTTAAGACATAAACCATATGCAATGGATCGAATTAATGAGTATTCACAGTTTGTAATTGGAAACCCAGAGGAGCGTTGTGGCAATTGGAAAGAAGTGTTTGGAAATGACCATCCGATCCATATTGAAGTAGGAACAGGTCGTGGTCGTTTCGTTTATGAGATGGCAAAAGCGAATCCACATATTAACTATATCGGAATTGAAAAATTCACAAGTGTTATCGTAGATGCGCTTGATAGGTTAATTGAAGAAGAAGTACCAAACTTAAAATTAATTAATAAAGATGCTGAAGATTTAACAGTTTTCTTTGCGGAAGGCGAAATTGACCGTGTGTATTTAAACTTCTCAGATCCATGGCCAAAAAATCGTCACGAGAAGCGTCGTTTAACGTATAAAACATTTTTACGCAATTATGAAGAAGTGTTAGTAACAGGCGGAGAGATTCATTTTAAAACGGATAACCAAAGTTTATTTGAATACTCTCTTATGAGTATGGCTGAATATGGCATGCTACTCACATTCCTTAGTTTAGATCTTCATAACAGTGATTTCGAAGGTAACATTATGACGGAATACGAAGAGAAGTTTTCTAGTAAAGGACATCGTATTTATCGTGTTGAAGCGAAATATCGAACAGAACCTGCGCAGTAA
- a CDS encoding YtzH-like family protein: MPINQQHQLEILKDILVNHQSDCCGTVSECEQLERLIQSLLANDSVNSDVKTMLNDVYYYSQSGKYSPDLDNHISNNQEQLTQWISGMDNFS; encoded by the coding sequence ATGCCGATTAATCAACAACATCAATTAGAAATTTTAAAAGATATTCTAGTCAATCACCAAAGCGATTGCTGTGGAACGGTTTCTGAGTGCGAACAATTAGAACGGCTCATTCAATCATTGCTTGCAAACGATAGTGTGAACAGCGATGTAAAAACAATGCTAAACGATGTATATTACTATAGTCAATCGGGTAAATATTCTCCTGATTTAGACAATCATATTTCCAATAATCAAGAGCAACTCACGCAATGGATTTCTGGAATGGACAATTTCTCTTAA
- a CDS encoding phosphotransferase family protein, translating to MNMEWLEQLLGEEWSLIPAGGATGDAYIAQNGQQKLFLKRNTSPFLAVLSAEGIVPKLLWTRRVTNGDVISAQKWLPGQKLEPEDMKLECVAKLLKKIHSSKALVQMIQRLGKQPLYAQELLQQLYFVLRGDLRTDETIQTGLRYLKATLKDVEYDEFVVCHCDVNHNNWLLSDEDELFLIDWDGALIADPALDLGMLLYWYVPCHEWDEWLAYYGIEMNESLVHRMKWYVVAQTILSVQWHTTKKQQAEAEYWHQYLQQLLASE from the coding sequence ATGAATATGGAATGGTTGGAACAATTATTAGGAGAAGAGTGGAGTCTTATACCAGCTGGTGGGGCAACAGGCGATGCATATATTGCGCAAAATGGACAACAAAAGCTATTTTTAAAGCGGAATACATCGCCTTTTTTAGCGGTATTGTCAGCAGAAGGAATTGTTCCAAAATTACTTTGGACAAGAAGAGTGACGAACGGTGATGTGATTTCAGCTCAAAAGTGGCTTCCAGGACAAAAGCTAGAGCCAGAGGATATGAAACTTGAGTGTGTTGCGAAGCTTTTAAAAAAAATACATTCATCTAAAGCGCTTGTGCAGATGATACAAAGGCTTGGAAAACAGCCGCTCTATGCGCAGGAGTTATTGCAACAATTGTATTTTGTTTTAAGAGGAGATTTAAGAACGGATGAAACGATTCAGACAGGGCTACGATATTTAAAAGCCACACTGAAAGATGTGGAATATGATGAGTTTGTCGTGTGCCACTGTGACGTCAATCATAACAATTGGTTATTATCGGACGAAGATGAATTATTTTTAATTGATTGGGATGGAGCGCTTATTGCGGATCCTGCTCTTGATCTTGGCATGTTATTATATTGGTATGTTCCGTGTCACGAATGGGACGAATGGTTAGCGTATTATGGAATTGAAATGAATGAATCATTGGTTCATCGTATGAAGTGGTATGTAGTGGCACAAACTATTTTATCTGTTCAATGGCATACAACAAAAAAACAGCAAGCAGAAGCTGAATATTGGCATCAATATTTACAGCAACTACTTGCTTCAGAGTAA
- the pulA gene encoding type I pullulanase: protein MLKVKRPFEAYLDEMNKITILLPHTYGTSRTFFMQEGNHVWELKVAQIISLADVTKYECYIEYPLDVGKYYTVRDERNEETDLQIGAVIRTAVFDEKYYYDGSDLGACYRKEKTIFKMWAPTARLAKVRIYKNDKEYTDYEMQREENGVWSRILQGDFELARYTFLVCINLIWNEAVDPYAKSVSVNGKYGIVIDLAKTYVKEQTSLPKLESFTDAILYELHIRDATMHPNSGVEKKGTYTGLTEENTKGRLGTETAFSYIKGLGVTHVELLPLHHFAGVDETTPFVTYNWGYNPLYYNVPTGVYASDPTDPYNRIKECKQLIEKFHEHGLRVILDVVYNHVYERETSSFEKLVPGYYFRHDENGMPSNGTGVGNDLASERKMMRKFIIDSVLYWLTEYNVDGFRFDLMGILDVETMNELEKEIRKRKKDALLLGEGWDLQTPLPAEEKATLNNANKMPQIAQFNDQFRDGIKGSTFDVSKRGFAFGGSVDPAHLQYVLSGSLVNEKGDGLFLEPIQSINYVECHDNMTMWDKLVRSNQETEEVQKRRHRLATAMTLLSQGIPFLHAGQEFYRSKKGNENSYNALDEINQLDWDQKEKEIETIAYIQGLIAIRKAHRAFRLQSANLIKEHMTFLQTSPTVVAYHLQNIGKFGPWKEIVVLFHNGVQLETISLPKHEMWYVLADSAKAKVHPISSFQGSELQMVPISSYILAIM from the coding sequence ATGCTGAAAGTAAAGCGTCCATTTGAAGCCTATTTAGATGAAATGAATAAAATTACAATTTTGCTCCCGCATACGTATGGAACAAGCCGGACATTTTTTATGCAGGAAGGAAATCATGTATGGGAGCTTAAGGTTGCTCAAATTATTTCCCTTGCAGATGTAACAAAGTATGAATGTTATATAGAATATCCACTTGATGTGGGGAAGTATTATACAGTGCGGGATGAGCGGAATGAAGAAACAGATTTACAAATTGGAGCGGTTATTCGAACGGCTGTATTTGATGAAAAATATTATTATGATGGTAGCGATTTAGGGGCTTGTTATAGAAAGGAAAAAACAATTTTTAAAATGTGGGCACCAACTGCAAGACTTGCGAAAGTAAGAATTTATAAAAATGATAAAGAGTATACGGATTATGAGATGCAAAGAGAAGAGAATGGTGTTTGGTCTCGTATTTTACAAGGAGACTTTGAATTAGCAAGGTATACATTTCTCGTTTGTATTAATTTAATATGGAATGAAGCTGTAGATCCATATGCAAAATCGGTATCGGTGAATGGTAAGTATGGAATTGTAATTGATCTTGCGAAGACATATGTAAAAGAACAAACTTCATTACCTAAACTTGAATCTTTTACGGATGCAATCCTTTATGAATTGCATATTCGTGATGCCACTATGCATCCAAATAGTGGTGTGGAAAAAAAGGGGACATATACTGGATTAACAGAAGAGAATACGAAGGGGAGACTTGGGACAGAGACGGCCTTTTCTTATATAAAAGGATTAGGAGTTACACATGTTGAGCTTTTACCTCTTCATCACTTTGCTGGAGTAGATGAAACGACCCCTTTTGTAACGTATAACTGGGGCTATAATCCATTATATTACAATGTTCCAACGGGAGTGTATGCAAGTGATCCTACCGACCCTTATAACCGAATCAAGGAATGTAAACAACTTATTGAAAAGTTTCATGAGCATGGACTCCGCGTTATTTTGGATGTTGTATACAACCATGTATATGAAAGAGAAACGTCATCTTTTGAAAAGCTTGTACCAGGATACTATTTCAGACATGATGAAAATGGCATGCCATCAAATGGAACTGGAGTTGGGAATGATCTAGCATCAGAGCGAAAAATGATGCGGAAATTTATTATTGATTCTGTTTTATATTGGCTTACTGAATATAACGTGGATGGTTTTCGATTTGATTTAATGGGAATTTTAGATGTAGAAACGATGAATGAATTAGAAAAGGAAATAAGGAAAAGAAAAAAGGATGCACTGTTATTAGGGGAAGGCTGGGATTTACAAACACCGCTTCCGGCAGAAGAGAAGGCAACGCTTAACAATGCAAACAAAATGCCACAGATCGCGCAGTTCAACGATCAATTTCGTGATGGGATAAAAGGTAGCACGTTTGATGTAAGTAAACGTGGTTTTGCATTTGGAGGAAGTGTAGACCCCGCGCATTTGCAATATGTGTTATCAGGAAGTCTTGTAAATGAAAAAGGAGACGGGTTATTTTTAGAACCCATTCAAAGTATTAACTATGTGGAATGTCATGACAATATGACGATGTGGGATAAACTCGTGCGTAGCAATCAGGAAACGGAAGAAGTGCAAAAAAGGCGTCATCGTTTAGCGACAGCGATGACATTACTCTCACAAGGAATTCCATTTTTACATGCAGGACAAGAGTTTTATCGTTCTAAGAAAGGAAATGAAAATAGTTATAATGCGCTTGACGAAATTAATCAACTCGATTGGGATCAAAAAGAGAAAGAAATAGAAACAATTGCTTATATACAAGGCTTGATTGCGATTCGTAAGGCACATAGAGCGTTTCGCTTACAGTCAGCGAATCTTATAAAGGAGCATATGACATTTTTACAAACATCTCCTACTGTTGTTGCTTATCATTTGCAAAATATAGGAAAGTTCGGTCCTTGGAAGGAAATTGTGGTGTTGTTTCATAATGGTGTGCAATTAGAAACGATTTCACTGCCGAAACACGAAATGTGGTACGTATTAGCAGACAGTGCAAAAGCGAAAGTACATCCGATTTCTTCATTTCAAGGAAGTGAACTTCAAATGGTTCCGATTAGCTCGTATATATTGGCGATAATGTGA
- the thpR gene encoding RNA 2',3'-cyclic phosphodiesterase, with protein MVPHYFLAVTLPDHIKEILENYKEEMKDKLPFRSWVYKEDYHITLAFLGSATQEQLQGIEKGLQLLTNKTELDLTLQNFSIFGLVESPRIFWAGLKENQALFDMQKQVHAICERNGFSLETRPYHPHITVARKWMGEETFNLKDLKQLDAIVFQADTITLYESHVHQTPKYKSVYEIKLQNLKV; from the coding sequence ATGGTACCACATTATTTTTTAGCAGTTACCCTGCCGGATCATATAAAAGAAATACTTGAAAATTACAAAGAAGAAATGAAGGACAAGTTGCCGTTTCGCTCATGGGTATATAAGGAAGACTATCATATTACACTTGCTTTTTTAGGGAGTGCGACGCAGGAACAATTGCAAGGAATAGAGAAAGGATTACAACTCCTTACAAATAAAACGGAATTAGATCTCACGCTGCAAAATTTTTCTATATTTGGCCTAGTAGAGAGCCCACGTATATTTTGGGCTGGATTAAAAGAAAATCAAGCGTTATTTGATATGCAAAAACAGGTGCATGCTATTTGTGAAAGAAACGGTTTTTCGCTTGAAACACGTCCCTATCATCCGCATATTACTGTTGCTCGTAAGTGGATGGGAGAAGAAACATTTAATCTTAAAGATCTGAAGCAATTAGATGCGATAGTGTTTCAGGCTGATACGATTACATTGTATGAGTCTCACGTCCATCAAACTCCAAAGTATAAGTCAGTTTATGAAATAAAGTTACAGAATCTTAAAGTGTGA
- the pepV gene encoding dipeptidase PepV has translation MSAINWTEEVEKRKDELIHDTQQFLQIKSVWEEETAKEGAPFGEGVAKALSFMLHRGEVEGFTSKNLEGYAGHLEMGQGEELVGILCHVDVVPEGDGWTTPAYSADIRDGKIFARGAIDDKGPTMAAYYAMKIVKELGLPLSKRVRMILGTDEESNWKCVDHYFKNEEMPTMGFAPDADFPIINAEKGISDIQVVQKNSETEGGEYELVSFASGRRLNMVPDFAEAVITTEKAEELRNAYEQYLQTVKKTGKANVAGNTVTLQLEGVSAHGSTPEKGENAGLLLANFLTTIALDGKGASFAAFVTETFTNDTLGEKAGIAYKDEISGPLTVNVGRLSYTKEEGGNLGLNVRYPVTTNFEETVQKLKDYVGNKGFQVADYSNSRPHHVDKDHVLIRTLQRVYEEQTGEKAELLAIGGGTYARSLKAGVAFGPLFPGKEELAHQKDEYIEIEDLLKATAIYAQAIYELAK, from the coding sequence ATGTCAGCAATTAATTGGACAGAAGAAGTTGAGAAAAGAAAAGATGAATTAATTCATGACACGCAGCAATTCCTGCAAATTAAAAGTGTATGGGAAGAAGAAACAGCAAAAGAAGGTGCACCGTTTGGAGAAGGTGTAGCGAAAGCACTATCCTTCATGTTACATAGAGGAGAAGTTGAAGGATTTACTTCTAAAAATTTAGAAGGGTATGCAGGACACCTTGAAATGGGACAAGGAGAAGAATTGGTGGGTATTCTTTGTCACGTTGATGTTGTGCCAGAAGGAGATGGATGGACAACACCTGCATATAGCGCTGATATTCGTGACGGAAAGATTTTTGCACGCGGTGCAATTGATGATAAAGGGCCGACAATGGCTGCTTACTATGCAATGAAAATTGTAAAAGAATTAGGATTGCCGCTTTCAAAACGCGTACGCATGATTTTAGGAACGGATGAAGAAAGCAACTGGAAATGTGTCGATCATTATTTCAAAAATGAAGAAATGCCAACGATGGGGTTCGCACCAGATGCAGATTTTCCTATTATTAATGCGGAAAAAGGGATTTCTGATATACAAGTTGTGCAAAAGAATAGCGAAACAGAAGGCGGGGAATATGAGCTTGTTTCATTTGCTTCAGGTCGCCGTTTAAATATGGTTCCTGATTTTGCGGAAGCAGTGATTACGACTGAAAAAGCAGAGGAACTCAGAAATGCTTATGAACAATACTTACAAACTGTGAAGAAGACAGGTAAAGCAAATGTAGCAGGAAATACCGTGACACTACAATTAGAAGGAGTTTCAGCTCACGGTTCTACTCCTGAAAAAGGTGAAAATGCAGGACTCTTATTAGCGAACTTTTTAACAACGATTGCTCTTGACGGTAAAGGAGCCTCATTTGCGGCATTTGTTACAGAAACATTTACGAATGATACGCTTGGAGAAAAAGCAGGAATCGCTTATAAAGATGAAATTAGCGGACCGTTAACAGTCAATGTAGGTCGTCTTTCTTATACGAAAGAAGAAGGCGGAAACTTAGGTTTAAATGTGCGCTATCCAGTAACAACGAATTTTGAAGAGACAGTGCAGAAATTAAAAGACTATGTCGGCAACAAAGGCTTCCAAGTAGCTGATTATTCTAACTCACGTCCGCATCACGTTGATAAAGATCATGTTTTAATTCGTACATTACAACGTGTGTATGAAGAACAAACAGGAGAGAAAGCGGAGCTATTAGCAATTGGTGGCGGTACATATGCTCGTTCATTAAAAGCTGGTGTAGCATTCGGTCCGCTTTTCCCTGGAAAAGAAGAACTTGCTCATCAAAAAGATGAGTATATTGAAATAGAAGATTTACTAAAAGCAACAGCAATTTATGCACAGGCAATTTATGAATTAGCGAAATAG
- a CDS encoding DeoR family transcriptional regulator, translating into MKPTTTRMLTRIKSIYMYINENGTVTTKDLVDEFGITPRTIQRDLNVLQFNELVYSPCRGKWTTTGKKVRMTS; encoded by the coding sequence TTGAAACCTACGACTACTCGTATGCTAACACGCATTAAATCAATTTATATGTACATCAATGAGAATGGTACGGTAACGACGAAAGACCTTGTAGATGAGTTCGGGATCACACCGCGAACGATACAACGTGATCTGAATGTGTTGCAATTTAATGAACTCGTGTATAGCCCTTGCCGCGGTAAGTGGACAACAACAGGAAAGAAAGTGAGAATGACCTCATAA
- a CDS encoding pseudouridine synthase, which translates to MRLDKLLANMGYGSRKEVKKLLKDGVVKIDGISVKDAKFHVNVEEQEVTIHGEIVEYKEFVYLMMHKPQGVISATEDDNHETVVDLLELEDAIFDPFPVGRLDIDTEGFLLLTNDGKLTHQLLSPKKHVPKKYYAHVAGVVTEKDVEEFAKGVILDDGYETKPGELTILKSDDVSEIELVITEGKFHQVKRMFEAVGKKVVYLKRTEMGPLVLDEELELGQYRELTDEEVEMLKTYQVQTESQD; encoded by the coding sequence ATGAGATTAGATAAATTATTAGCAAATATGGGATATGGAAGTAGAAAAGAAGTAAAGAAGTTATTAAAGGATGGCGTTGTAAAAATTGATGGAATTTCAGTAAAAGATGCGAAGTTTCATGTGAATGTAGAAGAACAAGAGGTTACGATTCACGGTGAGATTGTTGAGTATAAGGAATTTGTATATTTAATGATGCATAAACCACAAGGGGTCATTTCGGCAACAGAAGATGATAATCATGAAACAGTTGTTGATTTATTGGAATTAGAAGATGCAATCTTTGATCCGTTTCCAGTTGGAAGACTTGATATTGATACAGAAGGCTTCCTATTATTAACAAATGACGGGAAGCTTACGCATCAGTTATTATCTCCGAAAAAGCACGTTCCGAAAAAATATTATGCACACGTAGCTGGAGTTGTAACAGAAAAAGATGTAGAAGAATTTGCAAAAGGTGTTATTTTAGATGATGGCTATGAAACGAAGCCAGGTGAACTTACAATTTTGAAAAGCGATGATGTGTCTGAAATCGAGCTTGTCATTACAGAAGGGAAATTCCATCAAGTAAAGCGCATGTTTGAAGCGGTAGGGAAAAAGGTTGTCTACTTAAAGAGAACGGAGATGGGACCTTTAGTGTTAGATGAAGAATTAGAACTTGGTCAATACCGTGAATTAACAGATGAAGAAGTGGAAATGTTAAAAACGTATCAAGTTCAAACAGAGAGTCAAGATTGA
- a CDS encoding putative polysaccharide biosynthesis protein: protein MSDSKFLRGTLIVTLGTFLVKFLGMIYVFPFHALVGTEGGTLYTYGYIPYTIFLSIATAGVPLAVSKFVSKYNALGDYKTSRRMFRSGMVMMIATGILSFLVLYMSAPLFAEAMLGKQSVRNSIEDVTMIIRLVSFALIVVPAASLIRGYFQGHQSMGPTTVSQIIEQIIRIAFLLAGSFIVIKVIGGSVAAAVGVATFAAFVSAVGALGVLIWYWLKRKKHLDQYLIEQTVPESTVSTAQLFKELFAYAIPYVVIGLTIPLYQQIDTLTFNSIMQAIGQGDIAERALGIFTMWTHKLIMIPVSLATAFSLTLVPAITKSFTEKQFRYLKLQITQTFQANMFLTLPAVVGISTLAYPIYTAFYEKDPLGGQVLMWYAPVALLFALFTVTAAILQGINQQKHAIIALGMGVILKFLCNVILIRYFGTVGAVLATGIGFLASIWYTNKQIRKHAHYSFGVVYKRTFQIAILTIVMVIVVKLSQGILSFVISPEGRFGALITVAVCAGIGGLTYGLLAIRTGVLVRVFGGEALEKIQRKLGGKLKIKMKSKGA from the coding sequence ATGTCCGATTCAAAATTTCTGCGCGGAACGCTTATTGTGACGTTAGGAACTTTTTTAGTTAAGTTTCTAGGCATGATTTATGTCTTTCCATTTCATGCCTTAGTTGGCACAGAAGGCGGAACGCTCTATACGTATGGATATATTCCATATACGATCTTTTTAAGTATTGCAACGGCGGGAGTGCCGCTTGCTGTTTCAAAGTTTGTTTCTAAATATAATGCGCTTGGAGATTATAAGACGAGCCGGAGAATGTTCCGCTCGGGAATGGTTATGATGATTGCAACAGGAATCCTTTCCTTCTTAGTTCTTTACATGTCTGCGCCATTATTTGCTGAGGCAATGCTTGGTAAACAAAGTGTACGCAATAGTATAGAAGATGTTACGATGATTATTCGCCTCGTAAGTTTTGCGCTTATTGTTGTACCAGCAGCAAGTTTAATTCGTGGTTATTTCCAAGGTCATCAATCGATGGGACCGACTACGGTATCGCAAATTATTGAACAAATTATTCGCATTGCCTTTTTATTAGCGGGTAGTTTTATTGTCATTAAAGTAATAGGTGGATCAGTAGCAGCAGCAGTTGGAGTGGCAACTTTCGCAGCGTTTGTTTCAGCTGTGGGAGCGCTTGGTGTGTTAATATGGTACTGGTTAAAACGCAAAAAGCATCTCGATCAATATTTAATTGAACAAACTGTACCAGAATCAACAGTAAGTACAGCTCAATTATTTAAAGAATTATTTGCATATGCAATTCCTTATGTTGTTATTGGATTAACAATTCCTTTATATCAACAAATTGATACATTAACATTCAACTCTATTATGCAAGCGATTGGACAAGGCGATATTGCAGAGCGAGCACTCGGCATTTTTACGATGTGGACGCATAAATTAATTATGATTCCTGTGTCACTTGCGACGGCGTTTAGTTTAACTCTTGTTCCAGCAATTACAAAATCATTTACAGAAAAACAATTTCGCTATTTAAAACTACAAATTACACAAACATTCCAGGCAAATATGTTCTTGACATTACCAGCGGTAGTTGGTATTTCGACACTTGCGTATCCGATTTATACAGCGTTTTATGAAAAGGATCCATTAGGTGGACAAGTATTGATGTGGTATGCGCCAGTTGCGTTATTATTCGCGTTATTTACAGTGACTGCAGCGATATTACAAGGGATTAATCAGCAGAAGCATGCGATTATTGCGCTTGGCATGGGCGTTATTTTGAAGTTTTTATGTAATGTGATTTTAATTCGTTACTTCGGTACAGTTGGAGCTGTTTTAGCAACAGGTATTGGATTCCTAGCTTCCATTTGGTATACGAATAAACAAATTCGAAAACATGCACACTATTCATTCGGTGTTGTATATAAACGAACATTCCAAATTGCAATATTAACAATTGTGATGGTCATTGTCGTAAAACTATCACAAGGAATTTTATCCTTTGTGATTTCGCCCGAGGGCCGATTTGGTGCACTGATTACAGTTGCGGTTTGTGCAGGTATTGGTGGCCTTACTTACGGATTGTTAGCGATTCGCACAGGTGTACTTGTAAGAGTATTTGGCGGAGAAGCTTTAGAAAAGATTCAGCGTAAGCTTGGCGGTAAGCTGAAAATAAAGATGAAATCAAAAGGGGCGTAA
- a CDS encoding NAD(P)/FAD-dependent oxidoreductase — MHYDVIVIGGGPSGLMAAIGAAEEGARVLLLDKGNKLGRKLAISGGGRCNVTNRLPLDEIVKHIPGNGRFLYSAFSIFNNEDIITFFEKLGVKLKEEDHGRMFPVSNKAQSVVDALLTRLKELGVKMRTNTPVETVEYENGQTKAVILKTGEVLETNHVVIAVGGKSVPHTGSTGDGYAWAEKAGHTITELFPTEVPITSNEPFIRDRTLQGLALRDVNLSVLNPKGKAVISHKMDMLFTHFGISGPAALRCSQFVVKTMKKFKMRTVEMSIDALPEENSEQLFQRMMKQMKEEPKKGIKNVLKGYVPERYFLFLLERNGIDGSEQAGQVSHEKIRALVKDFKEFKVTVNGTQPLEKAFVTGGGVSVKEIHPKEMASKLMNGLYFCGEVLDIHGYTGGYNITSALVTGRIAGTTAGQNAKVQY, encoded by the coding sequence ATGCATTATGATGTGATTGTCATCGGAGGAGGCCCTTCAGGATTAATGGCCGCAATCGGTGCTGCTGAAGAAGGCGCACGAGTCTTGCTTCTTGATAAAGGAAATAAACTAGGACGTAAGCTTGCGATTTCTGGCGGTGGGCGTTGCAACGTAACAAACCGCTTACCGCTTGATGAAATTGTGAAACATATACCAGGAAACGGTCGCTTTTTATACAGTGCTTTTTCCATCTTTAATAATGAAGATATTATTACATTCTTCGAAAAGCTTGGTGTAAAGCTAAAAGAAGAGGATCATGGGCGCATGTTCCCTGTATCAAATAAAGCGCAATCTGTTGTCGATGCTTTATTAACACGATTAAAAGAACTAGGCGTTAAAATGCGTACGAACACACCAGTTGAAACGGTAGAATATGAAAACGGACAAACAAAAGCCGTTATTCTCAAAACAGGTGAAGTTTTGGAAACAAATCATGTTGTAATTGCTGTTGGCGGAAAATCTGTCCCTCACACTGGTTCAACTGGGGATGGCTACGCTTGGGCTGAAAAAGCGGGACATACAATTACAGAACTTTTCCCAACGGAAGTTCCAATTACTTCAAACGAACCATTTATTCGTGACCGTACATTGCAAGGCCTTGCTTTACGCGATGTAAACTTAAGCGTATTAAATCCAAAAGGAAAAGCTGTCATTTCTCATAAAATGGACATGCTCTTTACCCACTTTGGTATTTCTGGCCCAGCCGCTCTTCGCTGTAGCCAATTCGTTGTAAAAACGATGAAAAAATTTAAAATGCGCACAGTAGAAATGAGCATCGATGCACTGCCAGAAGAAAATAGCGAACAGCTCTTCCAACGCATGATGAAACAAATGAAAGAAGAACCCAAAAAAGGAATCAAAAATGTGTTAAAAGGATATGTTCCTGAACGTTATTTCCTATTCTTATTAGAAAGAAATGGAATTGACGGTAGCGAACAAGCTGGGCAAGTTTCACACGAAAAAATCCGTGCACTTGTGAAAGACTTCAAAGAGTTTAAAGTAACAGTAAATGGCACACAGCCACTTGAAAAAGCATTCGTTACAGGCGGCGGCGTTTCTGTTAAAGAAATTCATCCGAAAGAAATGGCTTCTAAATTAATGAATGGTCTATACTTCTGCGGAGAAGTTCTTGATATTCATGGCTATACAGGCGGCTACAATATCACTTCCGCTCTTGTCACAGGGCGAATCGCCGGAACAACTGCAGGACAAAACGCAAAAGTGCAGTACTAA